A section of the Bifidobacterium sp. ESL0728 genome encodes:
- a CDS encoding SOS response-associated peptidase, with the protein MVKGTKMCRRFSLDLDWNAVGRQFEVADEDIKTQTLPARTFRVEPKQTIGVIAADNKGKRHLRGGNWSLIPSWSETPQLAYPTYNARMESAARKPTFRDAMRSCRAIIPAAGYFEFKGKRPFYFHAPENVTLAMAGLYSWWRANAASEWRLTATVVTCEAIDGLAEIHNRMPLLIAASMIEKWLDPEVEGNDIISQIHDVGLGISENLSYYEVAEPKSGEDDPGCIRPIQKDDPISLF; encoded by the coding sequence TGGAACGCCGTCGGTCGCCAATTCGAGGTAGCCGATGAAGACATCAAAACCCAGACGCTGCCTGCGCGCACTTTTCGCGTCGAACCAAAACAGACAATCGGAGTCATCGCAGCAGATAACAAAGGCAAACGACACTTGCGCGGCGGAAACTGGTCATTGATACCGTCTTGGAGCGAAACCCCGCAGCTCGCCTACCCCACCTATAACGCGCGTATGGAATCCGCTGCGCGGAAACCCACGTTCAGGGACGCGATGCGTAGCTGCCGAGCAATCATTCCTGCCGCTGGATATTTCGAATTTAAAGGCAAACGGCCGTTCTATTTCCATGCTCCTGAGAACGTGACGCTTGCTATGGCAGGTTTGTATTCGTGGTGGCGGGCAAATGCCGCTTCTGAATGGCGTCTGACGGCTACCGTCGTGACTTGCGAGGCAATCGACGGTCTGGCTGAAATCCACAACCGTATGCCACTGCTCATTGCAGCAAGCATGATTGAAAAATGGCTTGATCCTGAGGTCGAAGGCAACGACATCATCTCGCAAATTCACGATGTAGGACTTGGTATATCAGAAAACCTTTCCTATTATGAGGTGGCTGAACCAAAATCAGGAGAGGACGACCCGGGGTGTATTCGTCCGATCCAGAAAGATGACCCGATTAGCCTCTTTTAA
- a CDS encoding aldo/keto reductase yields MAENRINVGQSDLKVFPLVLGGNTFGWTSDDKTSDAVLDKYVDAGGNFVDTADVYSAWVPGHSGGESEIVLGRWLATRKNRNDMVIATKVSEHPQYPGLSAKNIAAAVDESLLRVGTDYIDLYYAHFDHKDTPLEETVAAFDKLVKSGKVRAIGISNFSADRIEEWLKIARENGYTLPVALEPQYNLVSRGNYEKTLAPVAKREQLSVFPYFALAAGFLTGKYRSAADAEGKARQGMVADYLTPDGFALIDALDKVAKAHNVAIATVSLAWLRHRPQVAAPIVSARIPEQLPDLLASSTLTLSDAEVEALNKASEPFAK; encoded by the coding sequence ATGGCAGAAAATCGCATCAACGTCGGGCAAAGCGACCTCAAGGTCTTCCCACTGGTGCTCGGCGGCAACACCTTCGGCTGGACCAGCGACGACAAGACCAGCGACGCCGTGCTCGACAAGTACGTCGACGCCGGCGGCAATTTCGTGGATACGGCCGACGTCTATTCGGCTTGGGTTCCCGGCCATTCGGGCGGCGAATCCGAAATCGTGCTCGGCCGTTGGCTGGCAACCCGCAAAAACCGCAATGACATGGTCATCGCCACCAAGGTGAGCGAACATCCTCAATATCCCGGACTCTCCGCCAAGAACATCGCTGCGGCCGTCGATGAGTCGCTGCTGAGGGTCGGAACCGATTACATCGACCTTTATTACGCGCATTTCGACCATAAGGATACCCCGCTGGAAGAGACCGTCGCCGCCTTCGACAAGCTGGTCAAATCCGGCAAGGTCCGCGCCATCGGCATTTCCAACTTTTCGGCCGACCGCATCGAGGAATGGCTCAAAATCGCCCGCGAGAACGGTTACACGCTGCCCGTCGCCCTCGAACCGCAATACAATCTCGTCTCCCGAGGCAACTACGAGAAGACGCTGGCCCCCGTCGCCAAGCGCGAGCAGCTTTCCGTATTTCCCTACTTCGCTCTGGCTGCGGGATTCCTGACCGGCAAGTACCGTTCGGCCGCGGACGCCGAGGGTAAGGCACGTCAAGGCATGGTCGCTGATTACCTCACGCCCGACGGCTTCGCGCTGATCGATGCGCTCGACAAAGTGGCCAAAGCCCACAACGTCGCCATCGCCACGGTCTCGCTGGCTTGGCTGCGCCATCGTCCGCAGGTCGCCGCACCAATCGTCTCTGCCCGTATCCCGGAGCAACTGCCGGACCTGCTGGCTTCCAGCACACTCACACTGAGCGATGCCGAGGTCGAAGCGCTCAACAAGGCCTCCGAGCCTTTCGCCAAGTAA
- a CDS encoding alpha-amylase family protein, whose translation MNEMSRRIWWQVYPLGFCGAPVRPQSDAQRLKTPRLDRLINWLDYMKGMGCDGLLLGPIFDSDTHGYDTIDFYKIDPRLGDDEAFDRLVAACHQRGIALMLDGVFNHVGRDFPEFQRELKRAEGEVEAGKSVGHNSDDMFSFFSAEDGTLDYKNFEGHAILPAFNHEASRVADLVTDVMTHWMRRGVDAWRLDAATTVPSAFWAKVLPRVRREIPDAWFIGEAIHGDYPQFVRDSTIDTVTQYELWKAIWSSLKEANFFELDWCLKRHDTFLETFTPQTFIGNHDVTRIASQIQDEEKLALAAVILFTVGGTPSVYYGDERAMLGDKTDGVGGDDIVRPEYPETPENLSLDGEWMYRLTGQLAAIRSARPWMVDATTEPTLLENRHYAYDLKARDGSAKLHIDMNLDSTPHSDIYEDESSVPLLHVEHHAV comes from the coding sequence ATGAACGAAATGAGCCGTAGGATCTGGTGGCAGGTGTATCCTTTGGGCTTCTGCGGGGCTCCGGTGCGCCCGCAATCCGATGCGCAACGTCTGAAGACCCCCAGGCTTGATCGTCTGATCAACTGGCTGGATTACATGAAAGGCATGGGCTGCGACGGACTTTTACTTGGCCCGATTTTCGATTCCGACACCCATGGTTACGACACCATCGATTTTTACAAGATCGACCCCAGACTCGGTGACGACGAGGCATTCGACCGTTTGGTGGCGGCTTGCCATCAACGCGGAATCGCGTTGATGCTGGACGGCGTTTTCAATCACGTCGGCAGGGATTTCCCGGAGTTCCAGCGTGAACTCAAACGGGCGGAAGGCGAGGTTGAAGCCGGAAAGTCCGTCGGGCATAATAGCGATGACATGTTCAGCTTCTTTTCGGCCGAAGACGGAACGCTCGATTATAAGAATTTCGAAGGCCATGCGATTCTTCCCGCCTTCAACCATGAGGCGTCTCGGGTCGCCGATCTGGTGACCGATGTAATGACTCATTGGATGCGCCGTGGCGTGGATGCCTGGCGTCTGGACGCGGCCACGACGGTGCCGTCTGCTTTCTGGGCCAAGGTGTTGCCTCGTGTGCGCCGTGAAATTCCGGATGCGTGGTTCATAGGCGAAGCCATTCATGGTGATTATCCGCAGTTTGTACGTGATTCGACCATTGACACCGTCACCCAGTATGAGCTGTGGAAAGCGATCTGGAGCAGTCTCAAGGAAGCGAATTTCTTCGAACTTGATTGGTGTCTGAAGCGTCACGACACGTTCCTGGAGACCTTTACGCCACAGACGTTCATTGGCAACCACGACGTCACCAGGATTGCCAGCCAAATCCAGGACGAGGAAAAGCTTGCGCTGGCTGCTGTGATCCTCTTCACGGTCGGCGGCACGCCCTCGGTCTATTACGGCGATGAGCGAGCCATGTTGGGTGACAAAACCGATGGGGTCGGCGGCGACGACATCGTTCGTCCCGAATACCCGGAAACGCCGGAAAACCTGTCGCTTGACGGCGAATGGATGTACCGGCTCACCGGTCAATTGGCCGCAATCAGAAGTGCGCGTCCGTGGATGGTTGACGCCACCACGGAGCCGACCTTGCTCGAAAACCGCCATTATGCCTATGACCTCAAAGCTCGTGACGGCAGTGCCAAGCTCCATATCGACATGAATCTAGACTCGACTCCGCACTCTGACATCTACGAAGACGAATCCTCCGTACCCCTGCTCCATGTCGAGCATCATGCGGTGTGA
- a CDS encoding histidine phosphatase family protein → MDFNTLFDPNVHVRSLTLVRHGRTAYNASGRIQGVTDIPLDEVGNWQVHQTGRALKELYVDGQKDQQRHRLIVASDLGRAMATAHAFADLIGEEVHPDPRVRERHYGDWEGQATRDIMEKYPEDFTSWLHGEGGELKHNVEPDKHVGQRGTQAIAEWAGKAEPDTDLYVFSHGACIADTVRTLLNADEDADANSAVFSMRNAHWARLIPIAIVGKPLRWALSDYNHGPAIADTPEWENPKL, encoded by the coding sequence ATGGATTTCAATACGCTATTCGATCCCAATGTCCACGTCCGGTCGCTGACGCTGGTGCGTCACGGACGTACCGCCTACAACGCTTCCGGCCGTATTCAAGGCGTCACCGATATTCCTCTTGACGAAGTCGGCAATTGGCAGGTCCATCAGACCGGCCGGGCCCTGAAGGAGCTTTATGTTGACGGCCAGAAGGACCAGCAACGGCATCGCTTGATCGTCGCTTCCGATCTGGGACGAGCCATGGCCACCGCCCATGCCTTCGCCGACCTGATCGGCGAGGAAGTCCATCCGGACCCGCGAGTTCGCGAACGGCACTATGGCGATTGGGAAGGTCAGGCGACCCGGGATATCATGGAAAAGTATCCTGAGGATTTCACCTCCTGGCTTCACGGCGAGGGCGGCGAACTCAAACATAACGTCGAACCGGACAAGCATGTCGGTCAACGGGGGACGCAGGCCATCGCAGAATGGGCTGGCAAAGCCGAGCCGGACACCGACCTTTACGTCTTCTCGCACGGTGCCTGCATCGCCGATACCGTACGTACCCTTTTGAACGCGGACGAAGACGCCGACGCCAATTCTGCTGTCTTCTCGATGCGCAACGCGCACTGGGCCAGGCTCATTCCCATTGCCATTGTCGGCAAACCGCTGCGGTGGGCTCTTTCCGACTACAATCACGGGCCTGCCATCGCCGATACGCCCGAATGGGAGAATCCTAAGCTCTGA
- the rsfS gene encoding ribosome silencing factor, with translation MAALQSTIEALRLAAVAADRVKATDIVAFDVTGPIAITDAMLIATASSERQVLAVAEEIEKELYTKGGKLEPRSREGLDEARWVLLDYGDFVIHIMHEEERQYYDLERLWQDCPAIDLQLPKTSEDKSADE, from the coding sequence ATGGCAGCATTGCAATCCACCATTGAGGCCCTGCGTCTGGCAGCGGTTGCGGCCGACCGGGTGAAGGCCACGGATATCGTCGCCTTCGACGTCACCGGTCCCATCGCCATCACCGATGCCATGCTCATCGCTACGGCTTCGAGTGAACGCCAGGTTCTGGCCGTGGCCGAGGAAATCGAAAAGGAACTTTACACCAAGGGTGGAAAGCTTGAACCTCGCAGCCGTGAAGGTCTTGACGAGGCTCGTTGGGTGCTGCTCGACTACGGTGATTTCGTCATCCACATCATGCACGAGGAAGAACGTCAATACTACGATCTCGAACGGCTTTGGCAGGACTGCCCGGCCATCGACCTTCAGCTGCCCAAAACGTCTGAAGACAAATCCGCCGACGAGTGA
- the glmU gene encoding bifunctional UDP-N-acetylglucosamine diphosphorylase/glucosamine-1-phosphate N-acetyltransferase GlmU, with amino-acid sequence MALSAAIILAAGEGTRMRSSKPKVLHELAGKTFLERVMASVSALDPETLAVVVHYQAERVAKAAQSYNEHVEIVQQDDIPGTGRAVQCAMKQLDSDGQLTGPVLIAASDMPLLDTATLDALLAFHKASGNDATVLTANLEDPTGYGRIIRDSDGSVLRIVEQKDANSSELAVHEINTSVYVFDAAVLARSVQGLDSQNAQGEFYLTDALESARKTGKVGALAASDALSVEGVNDRVQLANLSRKHNLRICERWMREGVTILDPETTWIEDDVELAQDVTVLPGSFLQGHSTVAENAVIGPYTTLIDAQVEAGATVERSRVQESHIGTDANIGPWTYLRPGNRLEEGTKAGAFVEMKKAHIGAGTKVPHLSYMGDAELGEHTNIGGGTISANYDGVHKNRTHIGSNVHVGAGNLFVAPVEVGDNVTTGAGSVIRHAVPDDSMVYSENTQHVVEGWKPEWER; translated from the coding sequence ATGGCATTGAGTGCTGCAATCATTCTCGCGGCCGGTGAAGGCACGCGTATGCGTTCGTCGAAACCCAAAGTCCTTCACGAACTTGCCGGGAAAACCTTCCTTGAGCGCGTGATGGCTTCCGTTTCCGCACTTGATCCCGAGACACTTGCTGTCGTCGTGCATTATCAGGCCGAGCGTGTGGCCAAAGCCGCGCAAAGCTATAACGAACACGTCGAGATCGTTCAGCAGGACGATATCCCCGGCACCGGTCGCGCCGTGCAGTGCGCCATGAAACAGCTCGATTCAGACGGCCAGCTCACTGGCCCGGTGCTTATCGCCGCCAGCGATATGCCGTTACTCGACACCGCAACGCTCGACGCTCTACTTGCCTTCCATAAGGCCAGCGGCAATGACGCCACCGTGCTTACCGCCAACCTTGAAGACCCGACCGGTTACGGACGCATCATCCGCGATAGCGACGGCAGCGTGCTGCGCATTGTTGAGCAGAAGGACGCCAACAGCAGCGAGCTCGCCGTCCACGAAATCAATACCTCCGTTTACGTGTTCGATGCCGCCGTGCTCGCTCGTTCGGTGCAAGGGCTTGATTCACAGAATGCGCAAGGGGAGTTCTACCTGACCGACGCACTCGAAAGCGCTCGAAAAACCGGCAAAGTCGGTGCTCTTGCCGCTTCCGATGCCCTGAGCGTCGAAGGCGTCAACGATCGTGTACAGCTGGCCAATCTTTCCCGCAAGCACAACCTGCGTATCTGCGAGCGCTGGATGCGTGAAGGCGTCACGATTCTCGACCCCGAGACCACGTGGATCGAAGACGATGTCGAGCTGGCACAGGATGTCACTGTGCTTCCGGGCTCCTTCCTGCAGGGTCACAGCACCGTTGCCGAAAACGCCGTCATCGGGCCGTATACCACGCTGATTGACGCGCAGGTCGAAGCCGGCGCAACGGTGGAACGCAGCCGCGTGCAGGAATCGCATATCGGCACCGACGCCAATATCGGCCCGTGGACCTATCTGCGTCCTGGCAACAGGCTGGAGGAGGGCACGAAGGCCGGCGCGTTCGTCGAAATGAAGAAGGCGCATATCGGCGCGGGCACCAAGGTGCCGCACTTAAGCTACATGGGCGACGCCGAATTGGGCGAGCACACCAACATCGGCGGCGGCACCATTTCCGCCAACTATGACGGCGTGCACAAGAACCGCACCCACATCGGCTCGAACGTCCACGTCGGTGCCGGCAACCTTTTCGTCGCGCCCGTCGAGGTCGGCGACAATGTCACCACAGGGGCCGGTTCGGTCATCCGTCATGCGGTGCCTGACGATTCGATGGTATATTCGGAGAACACACAACACGTTGTAGAGGGCTGGAAGCCCGAATGGGAGCGTTGA
- a CDS encoding ribose-phosphate diphosphokinase gives MVSAILEGKPSKNLILVTGRAHPQLAADVANQLGIDVLKTTAYDFANGEMYVRYTESVRGADVFVLQSHAGDVNKAIMEQLIMIDALKRASARSITAVCPLLGYSRQDKKHLGREPISCRLVFDLLRTAGADRVMSVDLHAAQSQGFFDGPVDHLIAMPVLVDYIRDRFEGNLDNVAVVSPDAGRIRVAEQWAQRLGGGPLAFVHKTRDINRPNHATSNRVVGDVLGKDCVLVDDLIDTGGTIVGACDVLKQAGAKSVTVVATHGVLSDPAVDRLKNCGAREVVLTDTVPIDESKRWDGLTVLSIAPLLASAIKAVFEDGSVAKLFDNYPEHHGQGFLFA, from the coding sequence ATGGTGAGCGCAATCCTAGAAGGAAAGCCCAGTAAGAATCTCATACTCGTCACCGGCAGGGCGCATCCCCAGCTGGCGGCGGACGTCGCCAACCAGCTTGGTATCGACGTTTTGAAGACTACAGCATACGATTTCGCGAACGGCGAGATGTATGTGCGCTACACCGAATCGGTGCGTGGCGCGGATGTCTTTGTATTGCAAAGCCATGCCGGTGATGTCAACAAGGCCATCATGGAACAGCTCATTATGATCGACGCATTGAAGCGCGCGTCGGCGCGTTCCATCACCGCTGTCTGCCCGCTTCTGGGCTATTCCCGTCAGGACAAGAAGCATCTTGGCCGCGAGCCCATTTCCTGCCGTCTCGTCTTTGATTTGCTTCGCACTGCCGGGGCTGACCGCGTGATGAGCGTGGACCTGCACGCCGCGCAGTCCCAGGGCTTCTTCGACGGCCCGGTCGATCATCTGATCGCCATGCCTGTCCTTGTCGATTACATCCGTGATCGTTTCGAAGGCAATCTCGACAATGTCGCTGTGGTCTCCCCGGACGCCGGCCGTATCCGCGTGGCCGAGCAGTGGGCACAGCGTCTGGGAGGCGGCCCGCTCGCCTTCGTCCACAAGACCCGCGACATCAACCGCCCGAACCACGCCACCTCCAACCGCGTGGTCGGCGATGTTCTCGGTAAGGATTGCGTTCTGGTCGATGACCTTATCGATACCGGCGGCACTATCGTCGGCGCCTGCGACGTTTTGAAGCAGGCCGGTGCAAAATCCGTGACCGTCGTCGCCACACATGGCGTGCTTTCCGACCCTGCCGTCGATCGCCTCAAGAACTGTGGCGCACGCGAGGTCGTGTTGACCGACACGGTGCCAATCGACGAATCCAAGCGTTGGGACGGGCTTACCGTGCTTTCCATCGCACCGTTGCTCGCCAGCGCCATCAAGGCCGTCTTCGAGGACGGCTCGGTCGCCAAGCTCTTCGACAACTACCCCGAGCACCACGGGCAAGGCTTCCTCTTCGCCTGA
- the nadD gene encoding nicotinate-nucleotide adenylyltransferase, with protein MSGLSSHHDPNSIDASKTKPRDRHDKSGRRRIGIMGGTFDPIHNGHLVAASEVAWVYDLDEVIFVPTGRPAFKLDKDVTNAEDRYLMTVIATASNPKFTVSRVDIDRPGVTYTIDTLRDIHTLNPDAELFFITGADAVAEILKWKEARNMFGLARFVAVTRPGYTSPEHMRTQVEVDTLEIPALAISSTDVRHRVSLNEPVWYLVPDGVVQYIAKHGLYAQL; from the coding sequence ATGTCCGGTCTGTCTTCACATCACGATCCCAATTCGATTGATGCGTCAAAAACCAAGCCGAGAGACAGACACGACAAAAGCGGTCGTCGCCGCATCGGCATCATGGGCGGCACCTTCGATCCCATCCACAACGGCCATTTGGTGGCTGCAAGCGAGGTGGCCTGGGTTTACGACCTTGACGAAGTGATTTTCGTCCCCACTGGCCGTCCGGCCTTCAAGCTTGACAAAGATGTTACCAATGCCGAAGACCGCTATCTGATGACCGTCATCGCCACGGCATCGAACCCCAAATTCACTGTTTCCCGTGTCGATATCGACCGTCCGGGCGTCACCTACACCATCGATACATTGCGTGACATCCACACGTTGAATCCTGATGCAGAGCTGTTCTTCATCACCGGTGCCGACGCCGTCGCCGAAATCCTCAAGTGGAAGGAAGCGCGCAATATGTTCGGGCTGGCGCGTTTCGTAGCTGTCACGCGCCCCGGATACACCAGCCCTGAGCATATGCGCACGCAAGTCGAGGTCGACACGCTTGAGATTCCCGCGTTGGCGATTTCATCGACCGATGTCCGCCATCGCGTCTCGTTGAACGAACCGGTGTGGTATCTCGTCCCTGACGGCGTGGTGCAATACATTGCCAAGCATGGGCTTTATGCTCAGCTCTGA
- a CDS encoding phosphoribosylglycinamide synthetase has product MAQDRGTDISNPRIALKVASERLAIVRYVFLVQVEDGIATADQRASLEYADAALVGWPEMDADDVVDLDEDGKKTVAERLAAMERYIAEFSKQEAKGGIDAMNDLLVRATECVASVRRLYQPDFPIPTFAEIRRVVQDEYDEDMGKIDPSEHATVEDIEEQTEQADEKREESEADKSQKDNKGKHKGDGKA; this is encoded by the coding sequence CTGGCCCAAGACCGCGGCACCGACATCAGCAATCCTCGTATCGCATTGAAGGTTGCCTCGGAACGCCTTGCCATCGTCCGTTACGTCTTCTTGGTGCAGGTCGAGGATGGCATCGCCACCGCCGATCAGCGCGCCTCCCTTGAATATGCCGATGCCGCGCTCGTCGGTTGGCCGGAAATGGACGCGGACGACGTCGTCGATCTCGACGAAGACGGCAAAAAGACCGTGGCCGAACGTCTTGCGGCGATGGAACGTTACATCGCCGAATTCAGCAAGCAGGAAGCCAAAGGTGGCATTGACGCCATGAACGACCTGCTGGTGCGTGCCACCGAGTGCGTCGCTTCCGTGCGCCGCCTTTACCAGCCCGATTTCCCGATCCCGACATTTGCCGAGATTCGTCGCGTCGTTCAGGACGAATACGACGAGGACATGGGCAAGATCGACCCAAGCGAGCATGCCACCGTCGAAGACATCGAGGAACAGACGGAACAGGCCGACGAGAAGCGCGAAGAGAGCGAGGCCGACAAATCGCAGAAAGACAATAAGGGTAAGCACAAAGGTGATGGCAAAGCATGA
- a CDS encoding glutamate-5-semialdehyde dehydrogenase, with translation MVARGHQDSAILDPEVFGQVCAMGDAAAKAQRVLAEANTEQKNTLLNAIADELEAGSMRIAEANSLDMSEARQAGMSEGKLDRLLFDEARVKAAADGVRHVATLPDPIGQIVRGSTLPNGLRLNEVRVPIGVFGMIYEARPNVTVDVASLCLKSGNAVLLRGGHEAQHTNEATLAVIQKTLQEQGFDPALVASVDKFGRMGATAMMEARGHIDVLVPRGGAGLIQAVVRNSKVPVIETGAGNVHIYVDKAADFAKAIPIILNAKTQRVGVCNAAEKLIVHRDVAKDFLPLAARALADAGVELHADDEAYGIIGGSDIDDVKLLHATPEDWDTEYLALKMGVKVVGSLDQAIEHINAHSTGHTECIISEDYSAIERFTKRIDSAVVMANASSRFTDGGMFGFGAELGISTQKLHARGPMGLTEMTTTKWIGYGTGQVRA, from the coding sequence ATGGTCGCACGTGGTCATCAGGATTCGGCGATACTTGATCCGGAGGTGTTCGGGCAAGTTTGCGCCATGGGTGACGCCGCGGCAAAGGCTCAACGGGTACTCGCCGAAGCCAATACCGAACAGAAAAATACCCTGCTCAACGCTATCGCGGATGAGCTTGAGGCGGGCAGCATGAGGATTGCCGAGGCGAACAGCCTCGATATGAGCGAGGCCAGGCAGGCCGGTATGAGCGAAGGGAAGCTCGACCGTCTGCTCTTTGACGAGGCGCGCGTGAAGGCAGCAGCCGACGGCGTCCGTCACGTCGCCACGCTTCCCGATCCGATCGGCCAGATCGTGCGTGGTTCGACGTTGCCCAATGGCCTGAGGCTTAACGAAGTGCGGGTTCCGATCGGCGTGTTCGGCATGATTTATGAAGCCCGTCCCAATGTGACCGTCGATGTCGCTTCGCTGTGCCTCAAATCCGGGAACGCCGTCTTGCTTCGCGGTGGCCACGAAGCGCAACATACCAACGAGGCGACGCTTGCCGTTATCCAGAAAACGTTGCAGGAACAGGGTTTCGACCCAGCGTTGGTCGCTTCCGTCGACAAGTTCGGGCGTATGGGGGCCACGGCGATGATGGAAGCGCGCGGCCATATCGACGTGCTGGTGCCGCGTGGGGGAGCAGGGCTTATCCAGGCCGTCGTCCGCAATTCCAAGGTACCGGTCATTGAGACCGGTGCCGGCAACGTCCATATCTACGTCGACAAGGCTGCGGATTTCGCCAAGGCCATCCCGATCATCCTGAACGCCAAAACGCAACGTGTCGGTGTGTGCAATGCGGCTGAAAAGCTGATCGTTCATCGCGACGTGGCCAAGGACTTCCTGCCGCTTGCCGCGAGGGCGCTCGCAGATGCAGGTGTGGAGCTTCATGCTGATGACGAGGCTTACGGAATTATCGGTGGAAGCGATATTGATGACGTGAAGCTGCTTCATGCCACGCCCGAGGATTGGGACACCGAATACCTCGCGCTGAAAATGGGTGTCAAGGTCGTCGGTTCCCTCGATCAGGCAATCGAGCATATCAACGCCCATTCCACCGGCCACACCGAGTGCATCATTTCCGAGGATTACAGCGCCATCGAGCGTTTCACCAAACGTATCGATTCGGCAGTGGTTATGGCCAACGCCTCCTCAAGATTCACGGATGGCGGTATGTTCGGTTTTGGAGCCGAATTGGGCATCTCGACGCAGAAGCTGCATGCCCGTGGCCCCATGGGTTTGACCGAAATGACAACAACCAAATGGATTGGCTACGGCACCGGCCAGGTGCGGGCTTGA
- the thrC gene encoding threonine synthase, whose product MNTTFHSTRSSSEKWTSRQAIRQGLAGDGGLFVTDDLGKQQIDVAALVGKSYQDMARTVLGVLLPDFSTSELDECVRAAYGSQWLDSAITPLKPLGDDYILELFNGPTSAFKDVALQILPQFMARTTSTIASCESSKSVLGDKPATADADDKNVRHATTPADGKVMVLTATSGDTGKAALAGFAGTPGTGITVFYPEGKVSEIQRLQMTTQTGSNVNVCAVKGNFDDAQTAVKRIFGDRDLAAKLEKSNHVSLSSANSINVGRLVPQVVYYFSAYAQLVELGAIKVGDQVEFVVPTGNFGDILAGYYAKKLGLPVGRLTVASDRNNVLFDFLTTGTYNRKRPFYETTSPSMDILVSSNLERMLYYMSDGDTKLIRGLMDDLQNKGSFTISDSLLARIRGLFSCGWADENQVSLAITDCWNANHYVIDPHTACGYHVLSQMPREATMPRVLLSTASPYKFPRVVGKALGLDTTGTDFDCMDRLSEVTGTTAPANLRGLEHTTERFTDVISIEEMSNYVRNASQKL is encoded by the coding sequence ATGAATACCACCTTCCATAGCACCAGAAGCTCTTCTGAGAAATGGACGAGCCGTCAGGCCATCCGTCAAGGGCTTGCGGGTGACGGCGGGTTGTTCGTCACCGACGATTTGGGCAAACAACAGATCGATGTCGCCGCTTTGGTCGGCAAATCCTATCAAGACATGGCTCGAACCGTGTTGGGCGTACTACTGCCCGACTTCTCGACTTCCGAACTCGATGAATGCGTACGCGCGGCCTACGGTTCCCAGTGGCTCGACAGCGCCATCACCCCGCTGAAACCGCTGGGCGACGATTACATTCTCGAGCTCTTCAACGGGCCGACCAGCGCGTTCAAGGACGTGGCGTTGCAGATTCTCCCGCAGTTCATGGCACGGACGACTTCGACTATCGCTTCTTGCGAATCGAGCAAGTCTGTTTTGGGCGACAAACCTGCCACGGCAGACGCTGATGACAAGAATGTCAGACACGCCACAACACCTGCAGACGGAAAAGTGATGGTACTGACGGCCACTTCCGGCGATACCGGCAAAGCGGCGCTCGCAGGATTCGCAGGTACCCCCGGCACCGGCATCACCGTTTTCTATCCCGAAGGCAAGGTCAGCGAGATCCAACGTCTGCAGATGACCACCCAGACCGGCTCGAACGTCAACGTGTGCGCAGTCAAAGGCAATTTCGATGACGCGCAAACCGCGGTCAAACGCATTTTCGGCGATAGGGACTTGGCCGCGAAACTTGAGAAAAGCAACCACGTCTCGCTTTCCTCAGCCAATTCCATCAATGTCGGCAGGCTTGTGCCACAAGTCGTCTATTACTTCTCGGCTTATGCGCAACTGGTCGAACTCGGTGCCATCAAGGTCGGTGACCAGGTCGAATTCGTGGTGCCCACCGGCAATTTTGGCGACATTCTCGCCGGCTACTACGCCAAAAAACTCGGGCTGCCGGTCGGCAGGCTGACCGTGGCCAGCGACCGCAACAACGTGCTCTTCGATTTCCTGACCACCGGCACCTACAACCGCAAGCGCCCGTTCTACGAAACCACCTCACCGTCCATGGATATCCTCGTCTCCTCGAACCTCGAACGTATGCTCTACTACATGTCGGATGGCGACACCAAACTTATTCGCGGACTGATGGACGATTTGCAAAACAAGGGTTCATTTACGATTTCCGATTCCTTGCTCGCACGAATCCGCGGACTGTTCTCTTGCGGCTGGGCCGACGAAAATCAGGTGAGCCTTGCCATCACCGACTGCTGGAACGCCAACCATTACGTCATTGACCCACACACCGCCTGTGGTTATCATGTGCTCTCCCAGATGCCTCGTGAAGCCACCATGCCGCGCGTGCTGCTAAGCACCGCCAGCCCCTACAAGTTCCCGCGCGTGGTCGGCAAGGCGCTTGGCCTCGACACCACCGGTACCGACTTCGATTGCATGGACAGGCTCTCCGAAGTCACCGGCACCACCGCACCTGCGAACTTGCGCGGCTTGGAGCACACCACCGAACGTTTCACCGATGTCATCTCCATCGAAGAGATGAGCAATTACGTTAGAAATGCTTCTCAGAAGCTTTAA